TGTTCTGAAGAAACGATTTCAGTCTGCCTGTCCCGACCGTTTTCCGGAATCTGTGACCCCCTCTGATTTTGTTGCTCTGGATTTGAGATCATCCTTGCCGGAGTTCATTATGGAGATGGAAAGGGCCGGAGGGAGGATGAGGATTCATATCAAAGGGGCGCCGGGTTTTCATCCTCTAGAGCTGATGAAGACGTTCTGGAGGTGTGGATGATCCAGATCACGCCGCAGATGCGGATTCTGCTGTCCATCAAGGCGGTGGATTTCCGCAAAGGGATTGACGGATTGGCGGGGGTTTGCCGGCATGTTCTGGGAACGGACCCTTTTTCGGGCTGCGTTTTTGTATTTCGGAATCATAGAGCGACAGCGATAAAGGCGCTGATGTATGACGGCCAGGGGTTCTGGCTTTGCCAGAAGCGTTTGTCCAAGGGGACGTTTCAATGGTGGCCGGATCAAGGCTCTGATCGTGTCAGCGTTTTGGCCGTCCACGAGCTGCAGCTTCTGTTGTGGAACGGCAATCCTTCTCATGTTCGCGTAGCTCCTGCCTGGAGGAAGATCGATGCTGGCGGCTGAGGAAAGCCAGAGAAAAAATATGCCTGATTTGAAAACTTTCCCTTGCGTTCTGTCAACGACTCTGTTATCTTCTGTTCATGGAAACGGTGATGCGATACAGAGGCAGGGCGGTGACGGACGAAGAAGTTGTTTTTATCCGGCAGTTCATTGCCCAAAACAGTGGCGACAGCCGCTGGATGCTTTCCCGGAAACTCTGCCGGGTCTGGGGCTGGGTGCAGCCCAACGGGGCGCTTCGGGACATGGTGTGTCGGGGGTTGATG
This DNA window, taken from Desulfobaccales bacterium, encodes the following:
- the tnpB gene encoding IS66 family insertion sequence element accessory protein TnpB (TnpB, as the term is used for proteins encoded by IS66 family insertion elements, is considered an accessory protein, since TnpC, encoded by a neighboring gene, is a DDE family transposase.) codes for the protein MIQITPQMRILLSIKAVDFRKGIDGLAGVCRHVLGTDPFSGCVFVFRNHRATAIKALMYDGQGFWLCQKRLSKGTFQWWPDQGSDRVSVLAVHELQLLLWNGNPSHVRVAPAWRKIDAGG